From the genome of Bradyrhizobium sp. SZCCHNS1050, one region includes:
- a CDS encoding DUF6481 family protein, translating to MRGFKEPGFADRQKAAQQARQSIVQKFKSQPGPDDPEVVKRRQEREAAAARREQQRLEREAAKAEQQRLEEEAKAAESARLAREAEEEAARLAEMEAEQKAKRDARYAARKARGKKK from the coding sequence ATGAGAGGATTCAAGGAACCTGGATTTGCCGATCGGCAGAAGGCCGCGCAGCAGGCCCGCCAGAGCATCGTGCAGAAGTTCAAATCGCAGCCGGGACCGGACGATCCCGAAGTCGTGAAGCGACGGCAGGAGCGCGAGGCCGCCGCCGCCCGCCGCGAGCAGCAGCGATTGGAGCGCGAGGCCGCCAAGGCTGAGCAGCAGCGTCTCGAGGAAGAGGCCAAGGCCGCCGAGAGTGCCCGGCTTGCGCGCGAGGCGGAAGAAGAAGCCGCCCGCTTGGCCGAGATGGAAGCCGAGCAGAAGGCGAAGCGTGATGCGCGCTACGCCGCGCGCAAGGCCCGTGGAAAGAAGAAGTAA
- a CDS encoding TRAP transporter small permease produces the protein MHAPVIDTEATTAIGASGPLAPLQRVVSLLNRIIVVLAAFALVAACLILSYSVAGRALFKAANYWQDEAAVFLLVGATFMTAAYVQEHRGHVSIEAFVGLMSPLANKIRLWLVDVASFLFCAFFTWKSWTLTHEAWVDGQVSNSMWSPPLAIPYGLMAAGMTLLCLQMLLQIVAPLTGARR, from the coding sequence ATGCACGCGCCCGTTATCGATACCGAGGCCACGACAGCCATCGGCGCCAGCGGTCCGCTGGCGCCGCTCCAGCGTGTTGTCTCGCTGCTCAATCGCATCATCGTGGTTCTGGCCGCGTTCGCACTGGTCGCGGCCTGCCTCATCCTGAGCTACAGCGTGGCGGGCCGTGCACTGTTCAAGGCCGCCAACTACTGGCAGGACGAAGCCGCCGTGTTCTTGCTCGTCGGCGCCACCTTCATGACTGCGGCCTATGTGCAGGAGCATCGCGGCCACGTCAGCATCGAAGCCTTCGTTGGGCTGATGTCGCCGCTCGCCAACAAGATCAGGCTCTGGCTGGTCGACGTCGCGAGCTTTTTGTTTTGTGCCTTCTTCACTTGGAAATCCTGGACCCTGACACATGAGGCCTGGGTCGATGGTCAGGTCTCGAATTCGATGTGGTCGCCGCCGCTGGCGATTCCTTACGGCCTGATGGCCGCCGGGATGACCCTGCTGTGCCTGCAGATGCTGCTGCAGATCGTGGCTCCGCTGACCGGAGCGCGTCGATGA
- a CDS encoding short-chain fatty acyl-CoA regulator family protein → MTTATARSIFMGPRLRRLRRELGLTQADMAADLEISAPYVALLERNQRPVTADMLLRLARTYKIDLADLAGDGGADHTARMQSVLKDPMFSDIDIPALEISDLAVSYPGMTEAFLRLYTAYREEQLALAEQRAPVPAGSAPRVGNDGFDANDPVADVRRFLAARRNNFAQLDDAAERLAQAIFQGAPTGAPQVSAGPAGFIERFRARHNLQVRYMPPNVMLGSLRRLDLHRRQLLIEDSLDSASLKFELARQLAYLELDTEIGAALEDGKFASKTAELLARRALAAYAAAAIIMPYSIFAKAVDARAYDLEALARQFGTSFEQTAHRVTTLQKPGAERIPFFLIRVDPAGNVSKLLDGAGFPFARHGGACPLWSVHGIFKTPRQIVTQWLELPDGRRFFSIARTVTAGGGSYGAVRVERAIAVGCAAEHAGQLIYTRDGHGPDADAPTPIGVACRVCHRPKCAARSAPPIGREILPDDFRTSSVPFGFSAD, encoded by the coding sequence ATGACCACCGCCACGGCACGATCGATCTTCATGGGCCCGCGCCTGCGCCGGCTCCGGCGCGAGCTCGGCCTGACCCAGGCCGACATGGCCGCGGACCTCGAAATCTCAGCGCCTTACGTGGCGCTCTTGGAGCGGAACCAGAGGCCGGTGACGGCCGACATGCTGCTGCGGCTGGCGCGGACCTACAAGATCGACCTCGCCGATCTCGCCGGCGACGGCGGGGCCGACCACACCGCGCGGATGCAGTCGGTCCTCAAGGACCCGATGTTCTCCGACATCGACATCCCCGCGCTGGAGATCTCCGATCTCGCCGTCAGCTATCCCGGCATGACCGAGGCGTTCCTGCGCCTCTACACGGCGTATCGCGAGGAGCAGCTCGCGCTGGCCGAGCAGCGCGCTCCGGTGCCGGCCGGCAGCGCGCCCCGCGTTGGCAATGACGGCTTCGACGCCAACGATCCCGTCGCCGATGTCCGCCGCTTCCTCGCCGCCCGCCGCAACAACTTTGCCCAGCTCGACGATGCCGCCGAGCGGCTGGCGCAGGCCATCTTCCAGGGGGCGCCGACGGGGGCTCCGCAGGTCTCCGCCGGGCCGGCCGGCTTCATCGAGCGCTTTCGCGCCCGGCATAATCTCCAGGTCCGCTACATGCCGCCGAACGTGATGCTCGGCTCGCTCAGGCGGCTCGACCTGCACCGCCGGCAATTGCTGATCGAGGACTCGCTGGACAGCGCGAGCCTGAAATTCGAGCTCGCCCGGCAGCTCGCTTATCTCGAGCTCGACACCGAAATCGGCGCGGCGCTCGAGGATGGCAAGTTCGCCAGCAAGACCGCCGAGCTGCTGGCGCGCCGCGCGCTCGCGGCCTACGCGGCGGCTGCGATCATCATGCCCTATTCGATCTTCGCCAAAGCCGTCGATGCCAGGGCCTACGATCTCGAGGCGCTGGCGCGGCAGTTCGGCACCAGCTTCGAGCAGACAGCGCATCGCGTCACCACCCTGCAGAAGCCGGGCGCGGAACGGATCCCGTTCTTCCTGATCCGCGTCGATCCCGCCGGCAACGTGTCGAAGCTGCTCGACGGCGCCGGCTTCCCGTTCGCCCGCCATGGCGGCGCCTGCCCGCTGTGGTCGGTGCACGGCATCTTCAAGACGCCGCGCCAGATCGTGACGCAATGGCTGGAGCTGCCCGACGGCCGCCGCTTCTTCTCGATCGCCCGCACGGTGACCGCCGGCGGTGGCTCCTACGGCGCCGTCCGCGTCGAGCGGGCGATTGCGGTCGGCTGCGCCGCCGAGCATGCGGGGCAGCTGATCTATACCCGCGACGGCCACGGGCCTGATGCCGACGCGCCGACCCCGATCGGCGTCGCCTGCCGGGTCTGCCACCGGCCGAAATGCGCGGCACGCTCCGCGCCGCCGATCGGGCGCGAGATCCTGCCGGACGATTTCCGGACGTCGTCGGTTCCGTTCGGGTTTTCGGCGGATTGA
- a CDS encoding response regulator, which produces MLNELLVIEDADVHLSILRKIAVQAGFATTGVNSVDGAMSVLRRRNFECITLDLNLGERSGTEVLQLLADIKSRTPVLIISGSDDQTRDVTVRAGKILGLNVYPPFSKPVDLALLRQTLRQIAADTDRQRLVKASIR; this is translated from the coding sequence ATGCTGAACGAACTTCTCGTGATCGAAGATGCCGACGTTCATCTGTCGATCCTGCGCAAGATCGCCGTGCAGGCAGGCTTTGCGACGACCGGCGTGAACTCGGTCGACGGCGCGATGAGCGTGCTTCGCCGGCGCAATTTCGAATGCATCACGCTCGACCTGAATCTCGGCGAGCGCTCCGGCACCGAGGTGTTGCAGCTGTTGGCGGACATCAAATCCCGCACCCCGGTGCTGATCATCAGCGGCTCCGACGATCAGACCCGCGACGTCACGGTCCGCGCCGGCAAGATCCTCGGCCTGAATGTCTATCCGCCGTTCTCCAAGCCGGTCGATCTCGCTTTGCTCCGACAGACGCTGCGCCAGATCGCCGCCGACACCGACCGGCAGCGCCTCGTCAAAGCCAGCATCCGCTAG
- a CDS encoding TRAP transporter large permease, translating into MSVFGIGVAYGLSTLFAMFAGMPIAFALGAVAVVFMAIYMPAASLDTVTQNVYEEMASITLLSIPLFILKGAAIGRSRAGQDLYSALHAWLHRVPGGLGVANVFACALFAAMAGSSPATCSAIGSAGIPEMRKRGYSGGFAAGIIAAGGTLGILLPPSITMILFAIAAEKSLGRLFLAGIGPGLLLVTLFGVYSVVRFRQEYARAKAVYEKSGAWSDILTKDDFTMAQRFSVLPRVIPFVLLLTGVMVALYGGLATPSETAGLGGILALVLIAIIYRVWSPADLAPIMKATLRESTMLMLIIGMSLLYSYVMSYLHISQSVAESIVAMHLPRWELLFAILLMVVVLGFFLPPVSIILMTAPIILPPLRAANFDIIWFGVVMTIVMEMGLIHPPVGLNIFVIRNVAPDIPLREVIWGTLPFVLLMMAAVLLLCFVPQISTALPDLVMGPDLSR; encoded by the coding sequence ATGAGCGTGTTCGGAATTGGGGTTGCCTACGGACTCTCGACCCTGTTTGCGATGTTCGCGGGCATGCCGATCGCGTTCGCGCTCGGCGCCGTGGCCGTCGTGTTCATGGCCATCTACATGCCTGCCGCGTCGCTCGATACGGTCACGCAGAACGTCTACGAGGAAATGGCGTCGATCACGCTGCTATCGATCCCGCTGTTCATCCTCAAGGGTGCGGCGATCGGCCGCTCCCGCGCAGGCCAGGACCTCTACTCGGCGCTGCATGCGTGGCTGCATCGCGTGCCCGGCGGATTGGGCGTCGCCAACGTGTTCGCCTGCGCGCTGTTCGCGGCGATGGCGGGATCATCCCCCGCGACCTGCTCGGCGATCGGCTCGGCCGGAATTCCCGAGATGCGCAAGCGCGGCTATTCCGGGGGCTTCGCCGCCGGTATCATCGCGGCCGGCGGCACGCTCGGCATTCTGCTGCCGCCCTCGATTACGATGATCCTGTTCGCGATCGCGGCGGAGAAATCGCTGGGACGGCTGTTCCTGGCCGGTATCGGCCCCGGGCTGCTGCTGGTGACCCTGTTCGGCGTCTATTCGGTGGTGCGCTTCCGGCAGGAATATGCGCGCGCGAAAGCCGTCTATGAGAAATCGGGCGCGTGGTCGGACATCCTGACCAAGGACGATTTTACGATGGCGCAGCGCTTCTCCGTGCTGCCACGCGTGATTCCGTTCGTGCTGCTGCTGACCGGCGTCATGGTCGCGCTCTATGGCGGCCTCGCCACGCCATCGGAAACAGCCGGTCTCGGTGGCATCCTCGCGCTCGTGCTGATCGCGATCATCTACCGCGTCTGGAGCCCGGCCGATCTCGCGCCCATCATGAAGGCGACGCTGCGCGAATCGACCATGCTGATGCTGATCATCGGCATGTCGCTGCTGTACTCCTACGTGATGAGCTACCTGCACATCTCGCAGTCGGTTGCGGAGTCCATCGTGGCGATGCACCTGCCGCGCTGGGAACTGTTGTTCGCGATCCTGCTGATGGTGGTCGTGCTCGGCTTCTTCCTGCCGCCGGTATCGATCATCCTGATGACTGCCCCGATCATCCTCCCGCCTCTGCGGGCAGCAAACTTCGACATCATCTGGTTCGGCGTGGTGATGACGATCGTGATGGAGATGGGCCTGATTCACCCGCCGGTGGGTCTGAACATCTTCGTCATCAGGAACGTCGCGCCGGACATCCCGCTGCGCGAGGTGATCTGGGGCACGCTGCCGTTCGTCCTGCTGATGATGGCCGCCGTGCTGCTGCTCTGCTTCGTGCCGCAGATCTCGACGGCGCTGCCGGATCTCGTGATGGGGCCGGATCTCAGCCGCTGA
- a CDS encoding isocitrate lyase: MNFQPRGLNDQALQGPSSYQAEVEAARALLETNPTWNGVTAEAVARMRLQNRFRTGLDVARYTAAVMRADMAAYDNDSTKYTQSLGCWHGFIAQQKLISIKKHFGKTDRRYLYLSGWMIAALRSEFGPLPDQSMHEKTSVPALIEELYTFLRQADSRELNDLFRSLDAARKAGDKAKETEIIAKIDGFQTHVVPVIADIDAGFGNAEATYLLAKKMIEAGACALQIENQVSDEKQCGHQDGKVTVPHDVFLAKIRACRHAFLELGVEDGIIVTRTDSLGAGLTQQIAFSSQPGDLGDQYNSFLDCEEVTPENARNGDVIISRDGKMLRPKRLPSNLYQFRPGTGEDRCVLDCITSLQNGADLLWIETEKPHIEQIAKMVDRIRKVIPNAKLAYNNSPSFNWTLNFRWQVYDAMKEAGQDVSKYNRAELMKAEYDDTPLAKEADERIRTFQADSAKRAGIFHHLITLPTYHTAALSTDNLAREYFGEQGMLGYVKNVQRAEIRQGIACVKHQNMAGSDIGDDHKEYFAGEKALKAGGAHNTMNQFG, from the coding sequence ATGAACTTTCAACCGCGTGGACTGAACGACCAGGCTCTCCAGGGCCCCTCGTCCTACCAGGCCGAGGTCGAGGCGGCGCGTGCGCTGCTCGAGACCAACCCGACCTGGAACGGCGTCACCGCCGAAGCCGTGGCGCGCATGCGCCTGCAGAACCGCTTCAGGACCGGCCTCGACGTCGCCCGCTACACCGCGGCCGTGATGCGCGCCGACATGGCCGCCTATGACAATGATAGCACCAAGTACACCCAGTCGCTGGGCTGCTGGCATGGCTTCATCGCGCAGCAGAAGCTGATCTCGATCAAGAAGCATTTCGGCAAGACCGACCGCCGCTACCTCTATCTCTCGGGCTGGATGATCGCGGCGCTGCGCTCCGAGTTCGGCCCGCTGCCGGACCAGTCGATGCACGAGAAGACCTCGGTGCCCGCGCTGATCGAGGAGCTCTACACCTTCCTGCGCCAAGCCGACTCGCGCGAGCTCAATGACCTGTTCCGCAGCCTCGACGCGGCCCGCAAGGCCGGCGACAAGGCGAAGGAGACCGAGATCATCGCCAAGATCGACGGCTTCCAGACCCACGTCGTCCCTGTGATCGCCGACATCGACGCCGGCTTCGGCAATGCCGAGGCGACGTATCTGCTCGCCAAGAAGATGATCGAGGCGGGCGCCTGCGCGCTGCAGATCGAGAACCAGGTCTCGGACGAGAAGCAGTGCGGCCATCAGGACGGCAAGGTCACCGTGCCGCATGACGTGTTCCTGGCCAAGATCCGCGCCTGCCGCCACGCCTTCCTGGAGCTCGGCGTCGAGGACGGCATCATCGTCACCCGCACCGACTCGCTCGGCGCCGGCCTGACCCAGCAGATCGCCTTCTCGAGCCAGCCCGGCGATCTCGGCGACCAGTACAACAGCTTCCTCGACTGCGAGGAGGTCACGCCCGAGAACGCCCGCAACGGTGACGTCATCATCAGCCGCGATGGCAAGATGCTGCGTCCGAAGCGGCTGCCCTCCAACCTCTACCAGTTCCGTCCCGGCACCGGTGAGGACCGTTGCGTGCTCGACTGCATCACCTCGCTGCAGAACGGCGCCGACCTGTTGTGGATCGAGACCGAGAAGCCGCATATCGAGCAGATCGCCAAGATGGTCGACCGCATCCGCAAGGTGATCCCGAACGCCAAGCTGGCCTACAACAACTCGCCGTCGTTCAACTGGACCCTCAACTTCCGTTGGCAGGTCTATGACGCGATGAAGGAGGCGGGCCAGGACGTCAGCAAGTACAACCGCGCCGAGCTGATGAAGGCGGAGTACGACGACACCCCGCTGGCGAAGGAAGCCGACGAGCGCATCCGCACCTTCCAGGCGGATTCGGCCAAGCGCGCCGGCATCTTCCACCACCTGATCACGCTGCCGACCTACCACACGGCCGCGCTCTCGACCGACAACCTCGCCCGCGAGTACTTCGGCGAGCAGGGCATGCTGGGCTACGTCAAGAACGTCCAGCGCGCCGAGATCCGCCAGGGCATCGCCTGCGTCAAGCACCAGAACATGGCCGGCTCCGACATCGGCGACGACCACAAGGAGTACTTTGCTGGCGAGAAGGCCCTGAAGGCCGGCGGCGCGCACAACACGATGAACCAGTTCGGCTGA
- a CDS encoding group II truncated hemoglobin, with the protein MTAANSASEAEAVVNEATPYELVGGEAGVRRLAERFYTIMDQEPGASRIRAMHDADLGPIKQLLFEFLSGWLGGPALYFERAEHRCIMSAHRPYPIGDAERDEWMTCMRRAMFDCDITGDMYALLDQAFLRMANAFRSRKAS; encoded by the coding sequence ATGACGGCAGCGAATTCGGCCAGCGAAGCAGAAGCAGTGGTGAACGAGGCGACGCCCTATGAGCTCGTCGGCGGCGAAGCCGGCGTGCGCCGTCTGGCGGAGCGCTTTTACACCATCATGGACCAGGAGCCCGGCGCCAGTCGCATCCGCGCGATGCACGACGCCGATCTCGGTCCGATCAAGCAGTTGCTGTTCGAATTTCTCAGTGGATGGCTGGGCGGGCCAGCGCTTTATTTCGAGCGGGCCGAACATCGCTGCATCATGTCCGCGCACCGTCCGTATCCGATCGGCGACGCCGAGCGCGACGAGTGGATGACATGCATGCGCCGCGCGATGTTCGATTGCGACATCACCGGCGACATGTATGCGTTGCTGGATCAAGCGTTCCTGCGGATGGCGAACGCGTTCCGGAGCCGCAAGGCGAGCTGA
- a CDS encoding LysE family translocator — MSYAFLLTSLIVVASPGTGVLYTLAVALTKGSRMSVAAAFGCTLGIIPAMLAAIVGLAAVLHTSALAFAALKWCGVAYLLYMAWQTLGERGALSVEAKDDAKDAARSAGRVVLTGFLINILNPKLSIFFLAFLPQFIAADEVHPLAAMLELSATFMAMTFAVFVVYGLFASAVRDRVVSRPKVMAWLRRAFAGGFALLGARLALSER, encoded by the coding sequence ATGTCCTACGCCTTCCTCTTGACCTCGCTGATCGTGGTGGCCTCGCCCGGCACCGGCGTGCTCTACACGCTCGCGGTGGCGCTGACGAAGGGGTCGCGGATGAGCGTCGCCGCGGCGTTCGGCTGCACGCTCGGCATCATCCCGGCGATGCTCGCCGCGATCGTCGGGCTTGCCGCCGTGCTGCACACCAGCGCGCTGGCCTTCGCCGCGCTGAAATGGTGTGGCGTTGCGTATCTCTTGTACATGGCCTGGCAGACGCTCGGTGAGCGTGGCGCGCTCTCGGTGGAGGCCAAGGATGACGCGAAGGACGCGGCGCGCTCGGCTGGGCGCGTGGTGCTGACCGGCTTTTTGATCAACATTCTCAATCCCAAGCTGTCGATCTTCTTCCTCGCCTTCCTGCCGCAGTTCATCGCCGCGGACGAAGTGCATCCGCTCGCCGCCATGCTCGAGCTGTCGGCCACGTTCATGGCGATGACGTTCGCGGTGTTCGTTGTCTACGGACTGTTCGCCTCAGCGGTGCGCGATCGCGTCGTCAGCCGCCCCAAGGTGATGGCGTGGCTGCGCCGGGCGTTCGCCGGCGGCTTCGCCCTGCTCGGCGCGCGGCTGGCGCTGAGCGAGCGCTGA
- a CDS encoding IS30 family transposase, with amino-acid sequence MGIRKKRSTRGKLGSLGRPPVAGRAEQQKFWRGIAAGLNSENAALAAGLSDAVGPRLFRKAGGVAPAMFRPSAKPLSGRHLSFSEREEIALLNAQRHSVREIARRLNRSPSTISRELDRNAATHGGKMAYRATAAQWHADRSARRPKPSKLASNAALRAYVEERLAGFVAPPGGVRRKAGRAGSSQDQGWTKAWSPEQIARRLPIDFPDDEAMRISHEAIYQALFVQGRGALKRELSSCLRTGRALRVPRARTRKRSKGFISPEIMISERPAEVADRAVPGHWEGDLIVGSASSAIGTLVERSTRFTMLLHLPRLPGFDDGPRTKDGPALSGHGAEAVRDAITRTIVTLPKELRRSLTWDQGTEMAQHSDLKIDTDLQIYFCDPRSPWQRGTNENTNGLLRQYFPKGTDLSVYDADEIAAVAAALNSRPRKTLGWKTPAEALDELLSRMKTLGVATTA; translated from the coding sequence ATGGGCATTCGAAAGAAACGGTCAACGCGGGGCAAGCTGGGATCATTGGGGCGCCCACCAGTTGCGGGGCGTGCGGAACAGCAGAAATTTTGGCGTGGGATTGCCGCTGGGTTGAACAGCGAGAATGCTGCGCTGGCTGCTGGATTATCGGATGCTGTCGGCCCCCGATTATTTCGAAAAGCGGGCGGCGTGGCACCGGCAATGTTCCGACCTTCAGCGAAGCCGCTCTCCGGACGGCACCTCTCTTTTTCTGAGCGCGAAGAGATTGCGCTGCTGAATGCGCAGCGCCATTCTGTACGAGAGATAGCGCGGCGTCTCAATCGATCTCCCTCGACCATCTCCCGTGAACTCGATCGCAATGCGGCCACGCACGGCGGCAAGATGGCCTATCGGGCGACGGCCGCCCAGTGGCATGCAGATCGATCGGCCCGGCGTCCTAAGCCGAGCAAGCTTGCAAGCAACGCCGCCTTGCGCGCTTATGTTGAAGAGCGGCTTGCAGGGTTTGTCGCACCTCCAGGCGGCGTTCGGCGGAAGGCCGGTCGTGCGGGCTCTAGCCAGGATCAGGGGTGGACGAAAGCGTGGAGTCCCGAGCAGATTGCCCGGCGCTTACCGATCGACTTCCCGGATGACGAGGCGATGCGCATCAGCCACGAAGCCATTTACCAGGCGCTTTTTGTTCAGGGCCGAGGAGCGCTGAAACGCGAGTTGTCGTCCTGTTTGCGAACGGGACGTGCGCTGCGCGTGCCCCGAGCGCGTACGCGGAAGCGCAGCAAAGGCTTCATATCGCCAGAGATCATGATCAGTGAGCGTCCGGCCGAAGTCGCGGATCGAGCTGTGCCGGGACATTGGGAAGGAGATCTGATCGTCGGCTCCGCCAGCTCGGCAATCGGCACGCTGGTCGAACGCAGCACGCGGTTTACAATGCTCCTGCACCTTCCACGGCTGCCGGGGTTTGACGATGGCCCACGTACGAAGGATGGGCCTGCGCTCTCCGGACACGGAGCTGAAGCGGTACGCGATGCGATCACGCGCACCATCGTCACCTTGCCCAAAGAACTCCGCCGCTCGCTAACCTGGGATCAGGGGACCGAAATGGCTCAACACAGTGACCTCAAGATCGATACAGACCTTCAGATCTACTTCTGCGATCCAAGAAGCCCCTGGCAACGTGGCACGAACGAGAACACGAATGGCCTGCTGCGGCAGTACTTCCCGAAAGGTACCGATCTGAGCGTCTACGATGCTGACGAGATCGCCGCCGTGGCCGCAGCGCTCAATTCCCGACCGAGAAAGACGCTAGGATGGAAAACTCCAGCAGAAGCGCTTGACGAGCTGCTGTCACGAATGAAAACACTTGGTGTTGCGACCACCGCTTGA
- a CDS encoding pentapeptide MXKDX repeat protein — protein MTNRSRLILSISAAALAFNVAVAPAAFAEDKMSKDDGMKKGAMSHDGMKKDSMAKDAMKKDDAMSKDGMKKDDGMMKKN, from the coding sequence ATGACCAATCGTAGCCGCCTCATCCTCAGTATCTCCGCTGCCGCCCTCGCGTTCAACGTGGCCGTCGCGCCGGCGGCCTTCGCGGAAGACAAGATGAGCAAGGACGATGGGATGAAAAAGGGCGCGATGTCCCACGACGGCATGAAGAAGGACTCGATGGCGAAAGACGCCATGAAGAAGGACGATGCCATGTCCAAGGACGGGATGAAGAAGGACGACGGCATGATGAAGAAGAACTAG
- the dctP gene encoding TRAP transporter substrate-binding protein DctP — protein MLTRRHVIASALAAPAMLRFGTGTAHAATTLKISHQFPGGTIDKGDFRDRLCRVFSEEVAKRSGGEIATEIYPNSSLIKTVAQFSAMRKGALDISLYPMPYAGGEVPETNIALMPGLVTTYDQGMRWKNEPVGKTLSDFLADKGIILLTWVWQAGGVASRSRPLVTPEDAKGMKVRGGSREMDMVLQTAGASVLSVPSNEIYTAMQTGACDAGITSSTSLISFRLEEVSKALTSGAKASYWFMLEPLMMSKASFDKLPKNQQDILLAVGAEMEAFGRKGAQDDDIEVAKVYEKAGAKVVELDVQTVNKWRDIARDTAWKDYGGKSANCAKLLKLASDVAA, from the coding sequence ATGCTCACACGCCGTCATGTCATCGCATCCGCGCTCGCTGCGCCGGCCATGCTGCGTTTTGGAACCGGTACGGCCCACGCAGCAACGACGCTGAAGATCTCTCACCAGTTTCCCGGCGGCACCATCGACAAGGGCGATTTCCGCGACCGGCTCTGCCGGGTGTTCTCCGAGGAGGTTGCGAAGCGCTCCGGCGGCGAGATCGCGACCGAGATCTATCCCAACTCCTCGCTCATCAAGACCGTCGCGCAGTTCTCGGCCATGCGGAAGGGCGCGCTCGACATCAGCCTCTATCCGATGCCTTACGCCGGCGGCGAAGTGCCTGAGACCAACATCGCGCTGATGCCGGGTCTGGTCACGACCTACGACCAGGGCATGCGCTGGAAGAATGAGCCGGTCGGCAAGACGCTGAGCGATTTTCTGGCCGACAAGGGCATCATCCTGCTGACCTGGGTCTGGCAGGCGGGCGGCGTTGCCAGCCGATCGCGGCCGCTGGTGACGCCGGAGGACGCCAAGGGCATGAAGGTGCGCGGCGGCTCGCGCGAGATGGACATGGTGCTGCAGACCGCCGGCGCCTCGGTGCTGTCGGTGCCATCGAACGAAATCTACACCGCGATGCAGACCGGCGCCTGCGATGCCGGCATCACCTCGTCGACCAGCCTGATCTCGTTCCGCCTGGAGGAAGTGTCGAAGGCCCTGACCTCCGGCGCCAAGGCGTCGTACTGGTTCATGCTCGAGCCGCTGATGATGTCCAAGGCCTCGTTCGACAAGTTGCCGAAGAACCAGCAGGACATCCTCCTCGCGGTCGGCGCGGAGATGGAGGCGTTCGGGCGCAAGGGCGCGCAGGACGACGACATCGAAGTTGCCAAGGTCTACGAAAAGGCGGGCGCGAAGGTTGTGGAGCTCGATGTCCAGACCGTCAATAAATGGCGCGACATTGCCCGTGACACGGCCTGGAAGGACTATGGCGGCAAGTCTGCGAACTGCGCCAAGCTCCTCAAGCTCGCTTCCGACGTCGCGGCCTGA
- a CDS encoding NUDIX hydrolase: MTKASKLVAAKGGRVLLVRRRADGRWMFPGGRKRAQETAKDCLKREIKEELPKLKLGRLRLWKEVTAKNKRSGRKMSDAIFIAKHAKGRLEIGDKKEIDRAVWQKPYGLSLTPTSRYIRDQLFPRKSD, encoded by the coding sequence ATGACCAAGGCGTCCAAGCTGGTTGCCGCCAAGGGCGGAAGGGTTCTCCTGGTCCGGCGCCGGGCCGACGGGCGCTGGATGTTTCCGGGTGGCCGCAAACGCGCGCAGGAGACGGCGAAGGACTGCCTGAAGCGCGAAATCAAGGAGGAGCTTCCCAAGCTCAAGCTCGGCCGGCTGCGGCTATGGAAGGAAGTCACCGCCAAGAACAAGCGCTCGGGTCGCAAGATGAGCGACGCCATCTTCATCGCCAAGCATGCCAAAGGGCGCCTGGAGATCGGAGACAAGAAGGAGATCGACCGCGCGGTGTGGCAAAAGCCCTACGGACTCAGCCTGACGCCGACGTCGCGCTACATCCGCGACCAGCTGTTTCCACGAAAGTCGGACTGA